A portion of the Apus apus isolate bApuApu2 chromosome 3, bApuApu2.pri.cur, whole genome shotgun sequence genome contains these proteins:
- the ID2 gene encoding DNA-binding protein inhibitor ID-2 codes for MKAFSPVRSVRKNGLSEHNLGISRSKTPVDDPMSLLYNMNDCYSKLKELVPSIPQNKKVSKMEILQHVIDYILDLQIALDSHPSIVSLHHQRPGQNPSSRTPLTTLNTDISILSLQASEFPSELVSSDSKALCG; via the exons ATGAAAGCCTTCAGCCCGGTGCGGTCCGTCAGGAAAAACGGCCTCTCGGAGCACAACTTGGGCATCTCGCGGAGCAAAACCCCCGTGGATGACCCCATGAGCCTGCTCTACAACATGAACGACTGCTACTCCaagctgaaagagctggtgCCCAGCATTCCGCAGAACAAGAAAGTGAGCAAGATGGAAATCCTGCAGCACGTCATTGACTACATACTGGACCTGCAGATCGCCTTGGACTCGCACCCCAGCATCGTCAGCCTTCACCACCAGAGACCCGGGCAGAATCCTTCTTCTAGAACTCCTCTGACCACTCTCAACACAGACATCAGCATCCTCTCGCTACAG GCGTCCGAGTTCCCCTCAGAGCTCGTGTCGAGCGACAGCAAAGCACTTTGTGGCTGA